TTTGATGACAATCTTGTTCAATCCTGTAAATCCTGTCTATTTTTCCCAACTCAATTTTGCCAGCTCTGCCTTGGAACGGCCTCAGAACATTTTGTGAGTTTTGTGTCTTTTGTGGTTAAAACCCGGCCTGCGCCGTCGCGGCGAAACCGCCTCAATCTTCCATTTCGACTTCGATCAAATCGTGACTTTGTTTTGGGGTTTTGCTCAAAATCAACCAGGCGGTTGGCACAATCACCAACATCATGCCCAACAGCGAAATCACATTCAGCGCATGGTTCCAGAGCCACACATCAAACACCAGCCCAAATAGGATTTGCGATAACGCCACAACGGAAATCTGTGACGCCTGCCCTTTGGCAAAGGCCGTCGTCATGCCGATTTGCCCTGCGACGCCGCCCAATCCCACCAGCACCAACAGCGCCAGCGTGTGCCTGTCGGTCAACTGCGCGGAATAATCTTTGCGATTCGTGACCAGCAAAAACAAGGTCGTTGCGATGCTGGCGACGCCGGAAAAGTGAACGACGATGGCGCGCGGATCAATGTGCTGCAACCGGTTCAAACCCAGCATGGCGATGGACGTACAAAACGCTCCGCACAGCGCCATTGCACAGGCGAATTTGCCGTCCTGAAAATGCGGTTGTTGAATCAACACAATGCCGATGACGCTAATCACCACCGCCAACGCGATAGAGATCGTCGGACGTTGATTGAACACCAGCCACAGTAACAGCGTCACCCAGATCGGAGACGTGTTCATCAGCGTCAACGTATCCGACACTGGCAATTGCGCCAGCGCATAAAAATTGCACAACATCCCCGTGCTGCCCGCCAGCGAACGCACCCACAAAGTTCGCGAACCAAACACCACCAGTTTGACGCCAAACGCTTTGGCCAGCAGGAACGCAAAGACAAACGCCAGCCCTGCGCGAGCGACGACAACCAACTGCCAATCGCAACGTTCGCCCGCCAGATGAGTAAACGCCGCCATCACTGCAAATGCCAGCGAGGCCCAGAGCATGTGAAAGTATCCGGATTTGTCTATTGCGTATCTGTCGTCGGTCGGCGGCATCGTTGATTGCGTGCAGTGAGTTGGAGCTTCGTTTTTGCCCTTTGATCCGTCGAATCTTTTTATCGAGGTTTCGCTCGCTGAAAGCTGGTGGCTTCAACGAGAATTGATTCTGATGATGGCTTCCGAAACAGCCAGCCGGACAACCGTTGCGGAATCGTTTTGCAATTGGATCAGATCGGGCAACGCCGCTTTCGCTTCCGCGCCCATCCGGCCCAATGCTTCGGCGGCATTCGACCGCACCAGCGGTTCTGAATCTTTCAGCAACGCCATCAGCGCAGGAATCGCAGTTTTTGCCTCGATGCCAAATTTTCCCAACGCCTTTGCGGCGCTCAACCGGACAAACCGATCCTGATCCTTCAGCGCTTCCACCAGCGCAGGCGTCGCCGACGATGCGGCTGGGCCGATGGCTCCCAATGCGTCCCCGGCATAGCTGCGTAGATGTTCGTGCGGGTCCTTCAATAATCCCAGCCAAACCGGAACTGCTTCTTTGGGCTCCATCCCGATTTGCTTCAGCGCGTATGCGGAATACGTGCGAACCACAAACTCCGGATCGTGCAGCGTTTCCACCAATCCCGGAATGGCGGCTTTGGCTTCCGTCCCGATTCTGCCCAGCGCTTCCGCCGTGTAGCGTCGCACAGAAGCGTTTTTGTCTTTCAACAATCCGATCAAGGCCGGAACTGCCGCTTTCGCATCCGCGCCAGCCCTGCCAATCGAATCGGCGGCATCGCGCCGCACATTGTCGTTCGCATCATTGAGCAAGCCCATCAAGGCTGGCAGATAGTTTTTCGATTCGCCGATCTTCCCCAACGCAAACGCCGCGTTGCCGCGCGGCCAAGGCTGCGGGTCTTTCAGCAATTCACTCAATGCCGGAGCGGCAGATTTGGCTTCCACGCCAATTTGCGCCAGCGCATACGCCGCGTTGCCCCTGACCGCAGCCACGCGATCTTTCAACGCTTCAGTTAGCGCCGGAATCGCCGGTTTGGCCTCGACGCCCATTCGCCCCAACGCTTCCGTAGCGTTTTCGCGAACAGCGTCTTCCGGCTCTTTTGCCAGCAACGTCAGCGCGGGAATGGTGGCCTTGGCTTCAACGCCCAACTTCTTAACTTCGCGGAGCGCCGCCAGCCGGACTTGCACATCTTTGTCTTGTAACTGCTGGATGAGCGCCTGCGTCCGCCTCTCTTTGGTGTCCTGTGCCGCTACCGGGAACACAACGCAATTCCAAAGCAAAACCGCCGCCCCAAAAGCCCGCAACAACCCACATGAAGAACGCCCGATCTGAATTTGCATCATTCTTTTGCCATTGATTCGCGGCTCTACAACAGCCGCTGGTGATTCCACTGGGAGATTGTCGGGCGAAAGTGTAGATGACACCGCCCACTTTGACCACCGCATCACCAATCCACGCAATCTCGCCTCAACAAAATCGTTGACAACCAACCGCTTGAATGCGAAAAACTCTTCCGCTCCGAAGCCCTGACTTAATCCAAGCTTCAATTCAATTTGCGAAAATCCGCCGCTGGATTTTGGAAAATGACTGGCTGGACGCCATTGTCATGCTGCATGACCAGTTGTTCTACAACACAGGCATTTTCAAGTACATCTAGCTGCTGCGAAACGACAAGCCCCAAAGCCATTGCGGTCGCGTGATGCTGATTGACGCCCGCCAGCAATTTGAAAAAGAGCCGAAATCCTTTGGCAACAAACGCAATCGCATCACCGATGCGCACCGCGCCTGGATCGAAGAACGTTACTTCAATGGCTGGGGGGGGGGGGGGGGGGGGGGGGGACGCAGACGAACAGGTCAAAATCTTCCGCCGTGAAGATTTTGCCTACCACAAAGTCAGCGTCGTGTTCTGGCAAACGGATGAACACGACCAACCCGCCATTGTTACCGAGCCGTACACAAAAACATTCACTGCCGCAAACGTGAAGAAAGAGCAGGAATTTTATGAAAGCGAACTGCGCTTCAGCGTGCAAACGCTGGCGCAGGGCCAAGCGCAGCCCATCGAATTCATCCTTCAATCTGGAGACAATGCTTCGAAAGTGTTCAAAGAAGCGATGGCCAACGCCAATGAGATTCTTTCTGTCGAATGGACGCATCGCCATTACGTGCAGGACGACGAATACATTCCCTACGGCGAAAACATCGAGGAGTTTTTGAACCGGGAAATTGCCAAACCAATCATTCGTTGGAAGGAAACCGAGAAAGACGGCAAACCGGTTCTTGGGTACGAAATTCTGCCGAACAAATACTTTTACCGTTACCAACCGCCCACGCCCGCCAAAGATTTGCTGGCGGAATTCTGGCGGTTGGAAAAGGAGGCGGAGAAGCTGTTGGAGGGGCTCGCCCAATGAAAAAATCCGAAACAGTTTTTCTCCCTCGAAAAGGCTGCATTCTTCGGTCCGATGTTGCGGCTGCGGGAAGACTTGGCACGATGCCAATATCCAAAATGGTTTTTCTGCCTCGAAGAGGCTGCATCCTTCAGCCCAGTGTTGCGGTTTTGCCGCTACACTGGGCCGGAATNNNNNNNNNNNNNNNNNNNNNNNNNNNNNNNNNNNNNNNNNNNNNNNNNNNNNNNNNNNNNNNNNNNNNNNNNNNNNNNNNNNNNNNNNNNNNNNNNNNNNNNNNNNTTGTGTATCCATTGACGCGCCAACTGGAACGGGACAAAACCCCGTTGGGGTTAGCACCTTCGTTTCGTACATTTCCCATAAATGCGGTCTGGCCGCTGCCCCGGATTAACGGTATCATCTGCCACGCCACCCTCAACGGAATCGTTTCAAATGGAGGGTCCCGTGCCACAGTCATTGTCATGCGTCTATCTGCATCTGGTCTTTTCGACCAAACATCGTCAGCCGTTTTTGCGCGATCCAATCCTGCGTCAGGAAATGCACGCGTATTTGGGCGGCATCGCGAAAACCCTGGAATGCCCACCGCTGATCGTGGGCGGCGTCGAAGACCATGTTCACCTGCTTTGCCGAATGAACCGCACCATCACACAAGCCGATTTGGTGAAGGAGCTCAAACGCGTTTCCAGTCTCTGGATCAAACAACGCGATCCCGATTCTTCCGAATTTGCCTGGCAAAACGGGTACGGCGCGTTTTCGGTCAGCCCATCCTTGTTAGACCGAATCACCAATTACATTGCCAATCAGGAACAGCATCACCAAAAACAATCGTTTCAAGACGAATACAGAGCGTTCCTCCGCAAGCATGGCTTGGAGTGGGACGAACGGTACGTTTGGGAATGATGCTCCGTCCGGCAATGGACACAACCCCGTTGGGGTTGGCACCGTTCAACAACCCATTCCCCAGCGTAGCGGTAAGAACGCAACGCTGGGCTGAAGGATGGAATCCCCTTGGGATTCCGAACTCCCTGGCATCCGCCTTGCCCCAACGGGGCTTTGTCACACAGCCCAGGGTTGCAGCGAAGTTACCCTGGGTCTGGGACGACGGCACCACCCATTCCACAAATCCCAACGGGGTTGTGTATCCATTGGCGGCACATCCGATGGTGGACGCAACCCCGTTGGGTTGGCGCCATTCGACGGCACATTTCCCGGCGTAGCGGCCAAGCCGCAACAACTGGGCTGGCAGATGGAATCCCCTTGGGATTCCGAACCGACCGGTTCCCACATCGCCCCAACGGAGCAACATCCCACATCCCACGGTTGCGGTGCAGCCATTCCCCTGGGATTGCGACCACAACTGGGCTGGCAGATGGAATCCCCTTGGGATTCCGAACCGACCGGCTCCCACATTGCTTTTCCGCCGCGCATTTCCCGGCGTAGCGGCCAAGCCGCAACACCGGGCTGAAGGATGGAATCTCCTTGGGATTCCCAACCGACCGGTTCCCACATCGCCCCAACGGAGCAACATCCCACATCCCACGGTTGCGGTGCAGCCGTTACCCTGGGATTGCGACCACAACTGGGCTGGCAGATGGAATCCCCTTGGGATTCCGAACCGACCGGCTCCCACATTGCTTTTCCGCCGCGCATTTCCCGGCGTAGCGGCCAAGCCGCAACACCGGGCTGAAGGATGGAATCTCCTTGGGATTCCCAACCGACCGGTTTCCACATTGCCCCGAAGGGGCTATATCCCACAGCCCAGGGTCGCGGCGCAGCCGTTACTGGGATTGCGACCACAACGCCCCACATTTCACCAACCCCAACGGGGTTGTGTCCTTATCCGGCGGAGGTTCAGGAATTCGCAACGTTTGCAGAATACGTCGGCCCGCAACTTATCAAAGTGGGCACAGTGTCAGACCTGATGAAGCAAATTCGCGCCACCGAAGTCATCAAGGCGGCGGTGCAATTCCAAGGCGTGATGACCAGCAGCGGCCCGGTGAAGTTACAGCCTGGGAAAGGCAAAAAAGCCGCTGGCCCGCCGCCCACGAAGGTATCAGTGCAGGATGTCATCGCAGAAATTCGCGCCAAATTCGACATCACTGACGAAGAAGCTCTGTACATACGGCAAGTGACGGAAGAGAAAATCGCCGACCCGGCAATCCGCAACACAGTGCAGGCTCACCGCAGTAACTTGCTTTACCCGGAAGGCACGTATCGCGGGCAGGTCAATGAAAACATCCAGGCGACTTATGACGACCGCGGGCGTTACGACGAACTCGCCGACCCCAAATACATAGACACAGGCGGCATCTTCGACATTATGGCCGTGACGGTAATCCAGACCCACCTGTCTATGGCAGCGTAATTACGATGAACAAAACAATTCACGACATCCCCGAAGCTGACCGCCCGCGCGAAAAACTGCTGCGCAAATGGGCGCAGGCGCTCAGCGATCAGGAACTGCTCGCCGTATTGCTCGGCAAGGGCACGCCCGGCATGGATGTGATGACGCTGGCGGCAAAACTTGCGCGGCTGATTGATGAAAAGGGCTTGGACGTGAAAGCGGTAGATTTAACGCAGCTTGACGGCGTCGGCGATGCCAAAGCAACTTTGATTCTGGCCGCCATCGAATTCGCCCGCCGCCGCATTAAACCGGAAGGCGCGAGAATTGAAACACCTGCCGATCTGTTGCCGCACATTCGCCATTATGCCGACCGCAAACAGGAACATTTTCTCTGTGCCAGCATCAACGGAGCGAATGAAATTCTGAACATCCGGGTGGTTTCGATTGGGCTGATTGACCGCAGCCCCGTGCATCCTCGCGAAGTCTTCGCCGATGCGCTTTCCGACCGCGCTTCGGCAGTCATCGTAGCTCATAATCATCCCAGCGGTAGCCTGGAACCATCAGGCAGTGACGTGGAAATTACCGCCCAACTGAAAGCGGCAAGCGAAATCATTGGCATTGATTTGCTTGATCACATCATTTTCAACCGAATGGAGTATTTTAGCTTTTTGGAAGAAGGACGGCTTTAGCTATGAGATGACTACTTTTCAAAACTCCGCGCTATACAGGCCAGATAAGCGTCAAAAATCACTTCGCGCGTACCGTCGGCAAACACCTCAGCCAGCGTGTGCTGACACCAATCGCGGATTTCGGTTTCGGGTGTGCCATTCTGGATGGCCTGTTCAATGCTGGTTTCGCTCAGAACGTAAACCAAATAGGAATCAAAAGTCATCGGCAAGGCGACTTCCAGCGGTTCGCAGTGGCTCAACCGCAAGCCGTATTTGCCGTAATTCAGCGCCGTAACGTCAAGCGCATAGCCAGGTTGTGGTGGGTAGCGACGCTTGAATTCGGCGTACCAGCGCTCCAAGCGGTCATCATTCGCAACCCGACGGCCAGCAGAAAAGTCGTAAATCACCAGCCCTCCGGTTTCAGTCAGCACACGTTCGACTTCCGGAAAGAACAAATCCAGGTTGGCATAATTGACGGAGCCTGCGGCGGTGATTAAATCGAAGGTACGGGCGGCAAACGGCAAGCGTTCGGCTTGGGCGACTACAAACTCGGCTGTTGGTGCAACGAGGCTGCAATACGCCAGCATTGCCGGAATAGGTTCGATACCGACGATGAATTCTGCCAGAGGTTCCAGCGCTGCGGTAGAAAGTCCGGCTCCACAGCCTATATCCAGGGCGCAAGGCAGTTTTTCTGTGATCCCAAGGCATTCGCCAATCTTGCGGATGATCGCCGGATGCACTGGCGGACGATGATAGGCATAACTTTTGGCCAGACGGCGGCTGTCGTAAATGCTGGCTGTTGTTATTGATTTTTCGTTCTTCAGGTTTCGTGCCTCCTCGCAAAAAGGGTTGTGCTATGATCCGCGCGTCATGATTTCCCAAGCGTTACCACAATTAAGCGCGTTCGAAGCCCAAGCGGCAGCCAATGGGTTCCTGCTGGATCATCTGCCAGATCGCTATCTCGCCATCGAACCGCGCCTGGATAATGCCGTCCAAGGTTGGCGGGTAAAAGTAGTTCTGACCTATCCTTTCATTGGCCCTGTCGGTGAAGTTGGCGAAATTCTGGTAAGCGCTTATTCGGAAAAAATCCTCTCTCACACGCCCTTATCCGAGATGCGGGAGCGTGGACGCCAAGTTTACGAGCAAAACCGTGAAGCCATCCAAACCGCATTTTCACAAGCAGGAAACTGACAATTCGTGTGTCCCGGCTTGTCTGAAAATGGTTATTTCCAGTTTTGAGATAAATGTCAGTGAAGCAGAGTTACGTCAGCTTTGCGATTGCACCTTTGACGGCACAAGCGCATTGAACGCAGTTGATGCCGCTCGCCAGTTGGGATTCGCGGGAACAACCAAACAAAACCTTTTTCTGGAGGAGCTTGAGCGGCTAGCGATGGATAGTCGGTTCCCCATTGTCTTCGTAGATTTAACACCCATTGATGGAATTCCACAGGCGCACGCCTTTGTTGTGCTATCAATCAACAACTTTTCCGTACAGGTTTTAGACCCAGCCAAAGGTGAACGCCTGATTTCACGCGATGTCTTTGATCTGGCCTGGAAACTCCGGTCACACCTGACAATCATCATCGAACGATAACCTGACCTTTACTTGGCTTGCGGAGCGCCTTTGATGTCAACGGCAATTACGCTGGCGACCGCGTCCGGTGCGGACGCAGGCAATTGAATCGTCAAACCTTGATCGGATTTCGCCACGGCCAACGCTTTGCCCGGAGCCGCCAGCAGCGCGGCTTTTGGGGCGTCGTTGGTGACCGGCACAACCAGCTTGCCATCTTTTGGCCAATCGAACACGTGCAGGTACAACTTGCCGGGTTTTGTTGTGCAACGCCCCCAAGCGGGTTTGCCGATCGGGCTGGCGGTAGTGCCGTAAATCGCTTCGCTGTTGGTTTTCATCCATCGGCCCATTGCGGTCAGACGTTCGACGCTGGGGGCGGGGATCAATCCTTCTGCTGTCGGGCCTACGTTGAGCAGGTAATTGCCGCCTTTGCTGGCCGTGTCAATCAGATTGCGTATCAAGCGTTCGCTGGATTTCCAGTTGTTGTCGTCTTTGCGATATCCCCAGGTGTCGTTCATCGTCATGCACGATTCCCAATCTACGCCGGGCAATCCGTTGGGCGGAATTTCCTGTTCGGGCGTGCCGAAATCGCCTTTGAAATCTCCGGCTTTGGTCAGTCCCTGCATCCCCTGGCGACCTTTGTCCACGCGGTTATTGATCAGAATGTCGCGCTTCAAACCGCGGACGTAGTTGTAAAGGTCTACGCCGCGTTCGTGCGTCCAGGTGGATTCCCATTCGCCGTCAAACCACAGCACGCCGGGATCATAATTGACGACCAATTCTTTTAACTGCGCTTTCATGTAAGCAACGTACCGATCCAGGCTGGCCGTGTCCGCCGGACGAGTGTCCCATTTGCGACGCGGCAAATAATCGGGATGATGCCAATCCATGATCGAATGGTAAAAACACAATCGTACGCCTTCGGCTTTGC
This region of Acidobacteriota bacterium genomic DNA includes:
- a CDS encoding DMT family transporter; this translates as MPPTDDRYAIDKSGYFHMLWASLAFAVMAAFTHLAGERCDWQLVVVARAGLAFVFAFLLAKAFGVKLVVFGSRTLWVRSLAGSTGMLCNFYALAQLPVSDTLTLMNTSPIWVTLLLWLVFNQRPTISIALAVVISVIGIVLIQQPHFQDGKFACAMALCGAFCTSIAMLGLNRLQHIDPRAIVVHFSGVASIATTLFLLVTNRKDYSAQLTDRHTLALLVLVGLGGVAGQIGMTTAFAKGQASQISVVALSQILFGLVFDVWLWNHALNVISLLGMMLVIVPTAWLILSKTPKQSHDLIEVEMED
- a CDS encoding HEAT repeat domain-containing protein; translation: MQIQIGRSSCGLLRAFGAAVLLWNCVVFPVAAQDTKERRTQALIQQLQDKDVQVRLAALREVKKLGVEAKATIPALTLLAKEPEDAVRENATEALGRMGVEAKPAIPALTEALKDRVAAVRGNAAYALAQIGVEAKSAAPALSELLKDPQPWPRGNAAFALGKIGESKNYLPALMGLLNDANDNVRRDAADSIGRAGADAKAAVPALIGLLKDKNASVRRYTAEALGRIGTEAKAAIPGLVETLHDPEFVVRTYSAYALKQIGMEPKEAVPVWLGLLKDPHEHLRSYAGDALGAIGPAASSATPALVEALKDQDRFVRLSAAKALGKFGIEAKTAIPALMALLKDSEPLVRSNAAEALGRMGAEAKAALPDLIQLQNDSATVVRLAVSEAIIRINSR
- the tnpA gene encoding IS200/IS605 family transposase; this translates as MPQSLSCVYLHLVFSTKHRQPFLRDPILRQEMHAYLGGIAKTLECPPLIVGGVEDHVHLLCRMNRTITQADLVKELKRVSSLWIKQRDPDSSEFAWQNGYGAFSVSPSLLDRITNYIANQEQHHQKQSFQDEYRAFLRKHGLEWDERYVWE
- the radC gene encoding DNA repair protein RadC, with the translated sequence MNKTIHDIPEADRPREKLLRKWAQALSDQELLAVLLGKGTPGMDVMTLAAKLARLIDEKGLDVKAVDLTQLDGVGDAKATLILAAIEFARRRIKPEGARIETPADLLPHIRHYADRKQEHFLCASINGANEILNIRVVSIGLIDRSPVHPREVFADALSDRASAVIVAHNHPSGSLEPSGSDVEITAQLKAASEIIGIDLLDHIIFNRMEYFSFLEEGRL
- a CDS encoding class I SAM-dependent methyltransferase, encoding MHPAIIRKIGECLGITEKLPCALDIGCGAGLSTAALEPLAEFIVGIEPIPAMLAYCSLVAPTAEFVVAQAERLPFAARTFDLITAAGSVNYANLDLFFPEVERVLTETGGLVIYDFSAGRRVANDDRLERWYAEFKRRYPPQPGYALDVTALNYGKYGLRLSHCEPLEVALPMTFDSYLVYVLSETSIEQAIQNGTPETEIRDWCQHTLAEVFADGTREVIFDAYLACIARSFEK
- a CDS encoding alpha-L-fucosidase, with product MGAGASLAATDLTTFSMPFFDDDKADHDRRMKWWREARFGMFIHWGLYAILAGEWNGKKTPRIGEWIMNDLQIPLDEYTPLVKRFNPVKYDARAWVRTAKDAGAKYIVITSKHHDGFCLWDSKQGDYNIASTPYKRDLLKPLAAACKAEGVRLCFYHSIMDWHHPDYLPRRKWDTRPADTASLDRYVAYMKAQLKELVVNYDPGVLWFDGEWESTWTHERGVDLYNYVRGLKRDILINNRVDKGRQGMQGLTKAGDFKGDFGTPEQEIPPNGLPGVDWESCMTMNDTWGYRKDDNNWKSSERLIRNLIDTASKGGNYLLNVGPTAEGLIPAPSVERLTAMGRWMKTNSEAIYGTTASPIGKPAWGRCTTKPGKLYLHVFDWPKDGKLVVPVTNDAPKAALLAAPGKALAVAKSDQGLTIQLPASAPDAVASVIAVDIKGAPQAK